From the genome of Hymenobacter sp. PAMC 26628, one region includes:
- a CDS encoding efflux RND transporter permease subunit — protein sequence MTNDERLAIIEKSSQQVSRGIFFSTIIIVASFLPVFLLTGQEGKLFHPLAYTKSFILLIDAVLAVTLAPVLLSFFMKGKFKTEEQNPINRGLERVYAPLINWCLTWRKTTIAINLALLAISIPLLLSLGTEFMPPLDEGSILFMPITQPDVSNTEVKRILQVQDKIIMQVPEVKGVLGKAGRASTATDNAPLSMIETIIQLKPRAEWRAGMTKAKLIEELNGKLQIPGVVNGWTQPIINRINMLSTGIRTDVGVKVYGQQLDTIYNVSQRVRAALTGVPGVQDLYVDPITGGKYLQIDLKRDQLARYGLTVDQVNEVVEMAIGGAPVASTVEGRRRFAIGVRLAEDYRNSLPALGRIPIQTTAYGPVPLSAVATLRFENGPPMINSENAQLRGAVLFNVRGRDLGGTVSEAMKKVQAMQGKLPAGYYLEWSGQYENLISSQRTLLFILPIVLLVIFGCLYFAFHSVREALLSLVTIPFALIGGAYMVYFYGVHLSVAVAVGFIALFGLAVETGVIMVIYLNDAMQQLVAAKGNSSNTISKQDLRDAVFHGAAKRLRPKLMTVSVALFGLVPVLWATGTGSDVMLPIVLPMIGGVFTSSTHILLVTPLIFLMTKEYELRKFGKLDVLAVKH from the coding sequence ATGACTAACGACGAGCGCCTCGCCATCATCGAGAAATCCAGCCAGCAGGTGTCGCGGGGCATTTTCTTCTCCACGATTATCATCGTGGCCTCGTTTCTGCCAGTTTTTCTGCTCACCGGGCAGGAGGGCAAGCTGTTTCACCCGCTGGCCTATACCAAGTCCTTTATCCTGCTCATTGATGCCGTGCTGGCCGTAACGCTGGCCCCAGTGCTGCTGTCCTTTTTTATGAAGGGCAAGTTTAAAACCGAGGAGCAAAATCCCATAAACCGAGGCTTGGAACGGGTGTACGCGCCGCTCATCAACTGGTGCCTTACGTGGCGCAAAACCACTATTGCCATCAACCTGGCCCTGCTGGCCATCAGCATTCCGCTGCTGCTGAGTTTGGGCACCGAGTTCATGCCGCCGCTCGACGAGGGCTCGATTCTGTTCATGCCCATCACCCAGCCCGACGTGTCGAACACAGAGGTGAAGCGCATTTTGCAGGTGCAGGACAAAATCATCATGCAGGTGCCCGAGGTGAAGGGCGTGCTGGGCAAGGCCGGCCGGGCCAGCACCGCCACCGACAACGCCCCGCTGAGCATGATTGAAACCATCATCCAGCTCAAGCCCCGCGCCGAGTGGCGGGCGGGCATGACCAAGGCCAAACTGATTGAGGAGCTGAACGGCAAGCTGCAAATACCGGGGGTAGTAAACGGCTGGACCCAGCCCATCATCAACCGCATCAACATGCTCAGCACCGGCATTCGCACCGACGTGGGCGTGAAAGTGTATGGCCAGCAGCTCGATACGATTTACAACGTGTCGCAGCGGGTACGGGCGGCCCTGACCGGCGTGCCCGGCGTGCAGGACCTCTACGTGGACCCTATCACGGGCGGTAAGTACTTGCAAATCGACCTCAAGCGCGACCAGCTGGCCCGCTACGGCCTCACCGTGGACCAGGTGAACGAGGTGGTGGAAATGGCCATCGGTGGGGCCCCGGTGGCCAGCACTGTGGAGGGCCGGCGGCGTTTCGCCATCGGCGTGCGCCTGGCCGAAGACTACCGCAACAGCCTGCCCGCGCTGGGCCGCATCCCGATTCAGACCACCGCCTACGGGCCGGTGCCGCTCTCGGCCGTGGCCACCCTGCGTTTCGAAAACGGCCCGCCCATGATTAACTCCGAAAATGCTCAGTTGCGTGGCGCAGTGCTCTTTAACGTGCGGGGCCGCGACCTGGGCGGCACCGTGAGCGAGGCCATGAAAAAGGTGCAGGCAATGCAGGGCAAGCTGCCCGCCGGCTACTACCTGGAGTGGAGCGGGCAGTACGAAAACCTGATTAGCTCGCAGCGCACGCTGCTCTTTATTCTGCCCATCGTGCTGCTCGTGATTTTCGGCTGCCTGTACTTCGCCTTCCACTCGGTGCGCGAGGCGCTGCTGAGTCTGGTTACCATCCCGTTCGCGCTCATCGGCGGGGCCTACATGGTGTATTTCTACGGGGTGCATTTGTCGGTGGCGGTGGCCGTGGGCTTCATCGCCCTGTTCGGGCTGGCCGTGGAAACGGGCGTCATCATGGTCATCTACCTCAACGACGCCATGCAGCAGTTGGTGGCCGCCAAGGGCAACTCGAGCAACACTATTTCGAAACAGGACCTGCGCGACGCCGTGTTTCACGGTGCGGCCAAGCGCCTGCGTCCCAAGCTGATGACGGTTTCGGTGGCGCTGTTCGGGCTGGTGCCGGTGCTGTGGGCCACGGGTACGGGCTCCGACGTGATGCTGCCCATCGTGCTGCCCATGATTGGCGGCGTGTTCACGTCTTCGACCCACATTTTGCTGGTCACGCCGCTGATTTTCCTGATGACCAAGGAATACGAGTTGCGCAAGTTTGGCAAGCTCGACGTGCTGGCAGTAAAACATTAA
- a CDS encoding efflux RND transporter permease subunit — MIERLISFSLRNRGVVLLLATGLLVWGIFSIQASKIDAIPDLSENQVIVFTEWAGRGPQIIEDQVTYPLVTNLQGLAQVRAVRAASMFGMSFVYVIFNDNTDIYWARERVLERLNYAQRLLPAGLTPTLGPDGTGVGHVLWYTLHAPKLDLGEQRALQDWYVKFGLQIVPGVSEVASFGGFQPEYQVTVDPTKLTYYNVSLPQVLAAVRSNNNEAGGRKFEQGGTGYIIKTSGYIQDVATLENVPVLTRPNGVPLRLRDLGTVQMTGESRLGIFDHNGQGEAVGGIVVMRYGENADDVITRVKAKMTEVAKGLPAGVSFDIVYDRSGLIEESVANIKHTLLEEMAVVSLVVLVFLFHWRSALSILLQIPITIAASFILLNAFGISSNIMSLTGIALAIGVIVDNGIVMAENAYRNLALHQAAEEATGSIQEPKRRHAEPVEASLPQH, encoded by the coding sequence ATGATTGAACGACTTATTTCCTTCTCCCTGCGCAACCGGGGCGTGGTGCTGCTGCTGGCGACCGGGCTGCTGGTGTGGGGCATCTTCTCCATCCAGGCCAGCAAGATTGACGCGATTCCCGACCTGTCGGAAAACCAGGTGATTGTATTCACCGAGTGGGCGGGGCGCGGGCCGCAGATTATCGAGGACCAGGTGACTTACCCCCTCGTCACCAACCTGCAAGGGCTGGCCCAGGTGCGGGCTGTGCGGGCGGCCTCCATGTTCGGGATGAGCTTCGTGTACGTTATTTTCAACGACAATACCGATATCTACTGGGCCCGCGAACGGGTGCTCGAGCGCCTCAACTACGCTCAGCGCCTGCTGCCCGCCGGCCTCACGCCCACCCTGGGGCCCGACGGCACGGGCGTGGGCCACGTGCTCTGGTACACGCTGCACGCGCCCAAGCTGGACCTGGGTGAGCAGCGCGCCCTGCAGGACTGGTACGTGAAATTCGGTCTCCAGATTGTGCCCGGCGTGAGCGAGGTGGCCAGCTTCGGCGGCTTTCAGCCCGAGTACCAAGTGACGGTGGACCCCACCAAGCTCACCTATTATAACGTGAGCCTGCCGCAGGTGCTGGCCGCCGTGCGCAGCAACAACAACGAGGCCGGCGGCCGCAAATTCGAGCAGGGCGGCACCGGCTACATCATCAAAACCAGCGGCTACATCCAGGATGTGGCTACCCTCGAAAACGTGCCGGTGCTCACCCGCCCCAACGGCGTGCCGTTGCGCCTGCGCGACCTGGGCACGGTGCAGATGACGGGCGAGAGCCGCCTGGGCATCTTCGACCACAACGGGCAGGGCGAGGCCGTGGGGGGCATTGTGGTGATGCGCTACGGCGAGAATGCCGACGACGTGATAACCCGCGTGAAGGCCAAGATGACCGAAGTGGCCAAGGGCCTGCCGGCGGGCGTGTCGTTCGACATCGTGTACGACCGCAGCGGGCTCATCGAGGAATCGGTGGCCAACATCAAGCACACGCTGCTCGAAGAAATGGCCGTGGTATCGCTGGTCGTACTGGTGTTCCTCTTCCACTGGCGCAGCGCCCTTAGCATCCTGCTCCAGATTCCGATTACCATCGCCGCCAGCTTCATTCTGCTCAATGCCTTTGGCATCTCGTCCAACATCATGTCGCTGACCGGCATTGCCCTGGCCATCGGGGTGATTGTGGACAATGGCATCGTGATGGCGGAGAATGCCTACCGCAACCTGGCCCTGCACCAAGCGGCCGAAGAAGCAACTGGTTCAATTCAAGAGCCAAAACGCCGTCATGCTGAGCCTGTCGAAGCATCTCTCCCGCAGCACTAA
- a CDS encoding HYC_CC_PP family protein — protein sequence MKRFLSLFLLVSYLLASPGLVYSMHFCGSTVTGVSMAVQEHPCCCPLPKKPAGCCHDQKLSSTLKDVKLTTAQLKLPVLVAVPAPPALRLAYRLPTPTYPADEPAALLWATTAPPPTCPAYVRGHAFLI from the coding sequence TTGAAACGCTTCCTCAGTCTGTTCCTACTTGTAAGCTACTTGCTAGCCAGCCCTGGGTTGGTGTACAGCATGCACTTCTGTGGGTCAACGGTGACCGGGGTTTCGATGGCCGTCCAGGAACATCCGTGCTGCTGCCCGCTGCCCAAAAAGCCCGCTGGCTGCTGCCACGACCAAAAGCTGAGCAGCACCCTCAAGGACGTGAAACTCACCACCGCGCAGCTCAAGCTGCCGGTGCTTGTAGCGGTGCCTGCGCCGCCCGCGCTGCGGCTAGCCTACCGTTTGCCTACTCCCACCTACCCGGCCGATGAGCCGGCTGCGCTGCTGTGGGCTACTACTGCCCCGCCGCCCACTTGCCCCGCCTACGTGCGGGGCCATGCCTTCCTGATTTAG
- a CDS encoding IS630 family transposase — protein sequence MRDWLGKVRRACGIKLSSSTWRRLARAAGYSWKRCRRSRRPQRDPEAFGACQAHWHALHRAEAAGEAAVVYVDECRFSRQAPVPYAWPRRGQPPVELPAVRGHGGHSVLGFWQAHAPDQPGQAYVREGAITADLFVLAVNNFLDAVDRPTVLVLDNASIHKAHLVRACHAQWAARGLTLLFLLPYSPELNRIELLWHRCTHYWVRPEDYQSNRTLLQRIEYVLKRVGSEHTVTFA from the coding sequence TTGCGGGACTGGCTTGGCAAGGTCCGCCGCGCTTGTGGCATCAAGCTTTCCAGCAGCACCTGGCGCCGCCTGGCGCGGGCCGCCGGCTATTCCTGGAAACGGTGCCGACGCAGCCGGCGGCCCCAACGCGACCCGGAGGCCTTCGGGGCCTGCCAAGCCCACTGGCATGCCTTGCACCGCGCCGAGGCCGCTGGCGAAGCAGCCGTGGTGTATGTCGACGAATGCCGCTTCTCGCGCCAGGCCCCGGTGCCCTACGCCTGGCCGCGCCGCGGCCAGCCCCCGGTCGAACTGCCGGCCGTGCGCGGCCACGGCGGCCACTCGGTACTTGGGTTCTGGCAGGCCCATGCCCCGGACCAGCCGGGGCAAGCCTACGTACGCGAAGGGGCCATCACCGCCGACTTATTCGTCCTGGCCGTCAACAACTTTCTCGATGCCGTAGACCGCCCCACCGTGCTGGTGCTTGACAATGCCTCTATTCACAAGGCCCACCTCGTGCGGGCCTGCCACGCGCAGTGGGCTGCCCGGGGCCTGACACTCCTGTTTCTGCTCCCTTACAGTCCCGAACTAAACCGCATCGAACTGCTCTGGCACCGCTGCACGCATTACTGGGTCCGGCCCGAAGATTATCAGTCCAACCGCACGCTACTCCAACGAATTGAATACGTGCTCAAAAGAGTCGGGTCTGAGCATACGGTTACTTTTGCGTGA
- a CDS encoding helix-turn-helix domain-containing protein: protein MKIRFSLLTTGSPFREAYSQGIRQLAAFFAVRYATVHEWLRAWQGQGLAGLLEGKRTGRPPKLPAVA, encoded by the coding sequence GTGAAAATACGCTTTTCTCTACTCACAACTGGCTCTCCATTTAGGGAAGCGTACAGCCAAGGCATCAGGCAATTGGCGGCTTTTTTCGCCGTTCGCTACGCCACCGTCCACGAGTGGCTGCGCGCCTGGCAGGGGCAAGGGCTGGCCGGCTTACTGGAGGGCAAACGGACCGGGCGGCCCCCCAAACTGCCTGCGGTCGCCTAA
- a CDS encoding IS3 family transposase (programmed frameshift), whose protein sequence is MKKGRFSEAQMVAILPQQASGQTVAQIVREHGLSEATFYTWKSKYAGASVAELTRLKHLEDENKRLKQMFADLSLENQAIKEILPKKVASPAARRQAAQGLVSKGWSQRRACALVGLSRGSYHPVGQGRHDEPVQAALRALTGRHPGWGFWKLHPRLRKNGLVINHKRTLRIYRALALNLPRRLKKRVPARVKQPLAVPGAANVCWSLDFTSDVLTAGRRFRTLNVLDDYNRELLGVEIDFPLPAARVVQVLTRLVAYHGRPAQLRTDNGPEFISARLTEWCEAQGIALHWIQPGKPTQNAYIERFNGSFRRELLDAHLFRSLAHVRQLVEEWMLDYNTQRPHQALNFMTPIEFKQAA, encoded by the exons ATGAAAAAAGGAAGATTCAGCGAAGCCCAGATGGTGGCCATTCTGCCACAACAAGCCAGTGGGCAGACCGTCGCGCAAATCGTGCGCGAGCACGGCCTGAGCGAGGCCACGTTTTACACCTGGAAGAGCAAGTACGCCGGGGCCAGTGTCGCCGAACTGACGCGGCTCAAGCACTTGGAAGACGAGAATAAGCGCCTCAAACAAATGTTTGCCGACCTAAGCTTAGAGAACCAGGCCATCAAGGAGATATTGC CGAAAAAAGTAGCCAGCCCTGCGGCGCGGCGCCAGGCAGCGCAGGGCTTAGTGAGTAAAGGCTGGAGCCAGCGGCGAGCGTGTGCGCTCGTGGGGCTCTCCCGTGGCAGCTACCACCCGGTAGGACAAGGGCGCCATGACGAGCCCGTCCAAGCCGCCCTTCGGGCATTAACCGGGCGGCACCCGGGCTGGGGCTTCTGGAAACTGCACCCCCGGTTGCGCAAAAACGGCTTGGTCATCAACCACAAACGCACGTTGCGCATTTATCGGGCCCTGGCCCTGAACCTACCCCGGCGCCTCAAAAAGCGGGTGCCTGCCCGCGTCAAGCAGCCGTTGGCGGTGCCCGGGGCAGCCAATGTGTGCTGGTCGCTCGACTTCACCAGTGACGTGCTGACGGCCGGCCGTCGGTTTCGGACCCTGAACGTGCTTGACGATTACAACCGGGAACTGCTGGGCGTTGAAATCGACTTTCCCTTGCCCGCCGCCCGCGTGGTGCAGGTGCTGACGCGCTTGGTTGCGTACCACGGCCGGCCGGCGCAGCTGCGCACCGACAACGGGCCGGAGTTTATCAGCGCCCGGTTGACCGAATGGTGCGAGGCGCAGGGCATCGCCTTGCACTGGATTCAGCCCGGCAAGCCGACTCAAAACGCCTACATCGAGCGCTTCAACGGCTCGTTTCGCCGCGAGCTGCTTGATGCGCACCTGTTTCGTTCGCTGGCCCACGTGCGCCAACTCGTCGAGGAGTGGATGCTCGATTACAACACCCAACGGCCGCACCAGGCCTTGAATTTTATGACCCCCATCGAATTTAAACAAGCCGCTTAG
- a CDS encoding four-helix bundle copper-binding protein: protein MPTQNQSLLDALNACVAACEHCASACLQEADVKMMVGCISLDRDCADICALTARFVARGSAHAQHLLRECAEVCKACGDECEKHGAHMQHCRECAEACRRCEEACRAGVGA, encoded by the coding sequence ATGCCTACCCAAAACCAATCCCTGCTCGATGCTCTCAACGCTTGCGTTGCCGCCTGCGAACATTGCGCCTCGGCCTGCTTGCAAGAAGCTGATGTGAAAATGATGGTTGGCTGCATCAGCCTCGACCGGGACTGCGCCGACATTTGTGCCCTCACGGCCCGCTTCGTGGCCCGCGGCTCAGCGCACGCCCAGCACCTGCTGCGGGAGTGCGCCGAAGTCTGCAAAGCCTGCGGCGACGAGTGCGAGAAGCACGGGGCCCACATGCAGCACTGTAGGGAATGCGCCGAGGCGTGCCGCCGTTGCGAAGAAGCCTGCCGCGCGGGCGTGGGTGCTTAG
- a CDS encoding helix-turn-helix transcriptional regulator: MPLDHSLTPDSGRCVLYIKHMVCSRGIRVVRRELESLGLRVLAVRLGAATVAGPTQELDWVRIRAALVAAGFALLENTQHVLAAQVKQLVNELLRRPDTLRHCDVIPTLAQEVGVSVRQLHSLFARLPGHESLLSYITHQRLTYAQELLGASQLGIGRLARLLGYGSLAHFSGQFRRFAHCAPSFYRQLLLSTAEAAARHPDAPNSASRQANNVKPGG; encoded by the coding sequence ATGCCTCTCGACCATTCCCTCACGCCCGACAGTGGCCGCTGTGTGCTCTACATCAAGCACATGGTTTGCTCGCGCGGCATTCGCGTCGTGCGGCGTGAATTAGAAAGCCTGGGGTTACGGGTACTCGCCGTACGCCTGGGGGCGGCTACGGTGGCCGGCCCAACTCAGGAGCTGGACTGGGTGCGCATTCGGGCCGCGCTGGTGGCGGCCGGGTTTGCCCTGCTGGAAAACACGCAGCACGTGCTGGCCGCACAGGTAAAGCAGCTGGTAAACGAGTTGCTGCGCCGTCCCGATACGCTCCGGCACTGCGACGTCATTCCCACGCTGGCGCAGGAGGTGGGCGTAAGTGTGCGCCAGTTGCACAGCCTGTTTGCCCGGTTGCCCGGCCACGAGAGCCTGCTCAGTTACATTACGCATCAGCGGCTGACTTACGCGCAGGAGCTGCTGGGAGCTTCCCAGCTGGGCATCGGCCGCCTTGCCCGGCTACTGGGCTACGGCAGCCTGGCGCACTTCTCCGGGCAGTTTCGGCGGTTCGCGCACTGCGCCCCGTCATTTTACCGGCAGCTGCTGCTTTCCACCGCTGAAGCGGCCGCCCGACATCCAGATGCGCCAAATAGTGCAAGCCGACAGGCAAATAACGTAAAACCGGGTGGATAG
- a CDS encoding heavy metal translocating P-type ATPase, with protein sequence MEPTTKIETLDIEGMTCASCAAAVEKSLSRAPGVQSALVNFATEKATVQYVPGQASPATLKEAVVNAGYGVMERVPDTSAAERSAEIDRQKALAYQKLKRRFWVAVGLVVVIMPLSMLMLWPAMMQRVNVQWLNYLLLLFTLPVLGYSGREFYVSAWNGFKHRSANMDTLIAVGTGAAFLYSLAATVVPGFFTSRGLMPEVYYDTTATIIALILLGKVMELRAKTQTSAAMRSLIGLQAKTARVVRSGGAEVDVPIERVQLGDIVVVRPGEKVATDGRITEGSSSLDEAMLTGESLPVEKQTGDLVFGATLNKTGSFRFEVTKVGADTMLSQIVKLVEDAQGSRAPIQRLADKVSAIFVPTVVIISILTFVLWFDLAPEATRLPLALVNFVAVLIIACPCALGLATPTAIMVSTGKGAEHGVLIRNAEALEKAYQVNTVLLDKTGTITRGEPAVTDFVAPGQNGPRLLQLVAAVERQSEHPLAEAVVRHAEAQGSGSLAATGFRAVEGKGAAATVDGQGVLIGNRRLLTDEGIALSPELKAQAEQLLSQAKTVLYVAVAGQGVGLVGVADTVRDTSAAAIKKLQALGIEVVMMTGDNPQTAAQVAGQVGITRYFAEVLPADKAGKVKELQGEGRIVAMVGDGINDAPALAQADIGLAVGSGTDVAMEAAGITLMRSDLNGVVTAIELSRQTIRTIKQNLFFAFIYNTLGIPIAAGLLYPFFGVLLSPMLAAGAMALSSVSVLTNSLRLRSFIPSKNQN encoded by the coding sequence ATGGAACCAACTACCAAAATCGAAACCCTCGACATCGAAGGCATGACCTGCGCCTCGTGCGCGGCGGCCGTGGAAAAGTCGCTGAGCCGGGCCCCCGGCGTGCAGAGCGCGTTGGTCAATTTCGCCACTGAAAAAGCCACCGTGCAGTACGTGCCCGGCCAAGCCAGCCCGGCCACCTTAAAGGAAGCCGTCGTCAACGCCGGCTACGGGGTAATGGAGCGTGTCCCCGATACCAGCGCCGCCGAGCGCAGCGCCGAAATTGACCGCCAGAAAGCCTTGGCTTACCAGAAGCTCAAGCGCCGCTTCTGGGTGGCAGTGGGCCTGGTCGTGGTCATCATGCCGCTGAGTATGCTGATGCTCTGGCCCGCGATGATGCAGCGCGTGAATGTGCAGTGGCTCAACTACCTGCTGCTGCTGTTCACGCTGCCCGTGCTGGGCTACAGCGGCCGGGAGTTCTACGTATCGGCCTGGAACGGCTTCAAACACCGGTCGGCCAACATGGACACGCTCATCGCCGTGGGCACCGGCGCGGCTTTTCTGTATAGCCTGGCGGCAACCGTAGTGCCCGGCTTTTTTACCAGCCGGGGCCTGATGCCCGAGGTGTACTACGATACTACGGCTACCATCATTGCCCTGATTTTGCTGGGCAAGGTGATGGAGCTGCGCGCCAAAACGCAGACCTCGGCCGCCATGCGCAGCCTCATCGGCCTGCAGGCCAAAACGGCCCGTGTGGTGCGGTCCGGTGGCGCGGAAGTGGATGTGCCCATTGAGCGGGTGCAGCTCGGTGACATTGTGGTAGTGCGCCCCGGCGAAAAGGTGGCCACCGATGGCCGCATCACCGAAGGCTCTTCCTCGCTCGACGAAGCCATGCTCACCGGCGAAAGCCTGCCCGTGGAAAAGCAAACCGGCGACCTAGTATTCGGGGCCACGCTCAATAAAACCGGCTCTTTCCGTTTTGAGGTAACCAAAGTTGGTGCCGACACCATGCTTTCCCAGATTGTGAAGCTGGTGGAAGACGCCCAGGGCAGCCGGGCCCCCATTCAGCGCCTGGCCGATAAAGTCAGCGCCATCTTCGTGCCCACGGTGGTAATTATCTCCATTCTGACCTTCGTGCTCTGGTTTGACCTGGCCCCGGAGGCTACGCGCCTGCCGCTGGCTTTGGTCAACTTCGTGGCCGTGCTCATCATTGCCTGTCCCTGCGCGTTGGGGCTGGCCACGCCCACGGCCATTATGGTCAGTACTGGCAAAGGCGCGGAGCACGGCGTTTTAATTCGCAACGCCGAAGCGCTGGAAAAAGCCTACCAGGTAAACACCGTGCTGCTCGACAAAACCGGCACCATCACCCGCGGCGAGCCGGCCGTGACGGACTTCGTGGCCCCCGGTCAGAACGGCCCGCGCCTGTTGCAGTTGGTGGCCGCCGTAGAGCGGCAGAGCGAGCACCCGCTGGCCGAGGCCGTGGTGCGCCACGCCGAGGCCCAGGGAAGCGGCAGCTTGGCCGCAACCGGCTTCCGGGCCGTGGAGGGCAAAGGGGCGGCGGCTACCGTGGACGGCCAAGGCGTACTCATCGGCAACCGCCGCCTGCTCACGGACGAGGGCATTGCCCTTTCGCCCGAGCTGAAGGCACAGGCCGAGCAGCTGCTGAGCCAGGCCAAAACGGTGCTCTACGTGGCCGTGGCCGGGCAGGGCGTGGGTTTAGTGGGTGTAGCTGACACAGTGCGCGATACCTCAGCCGCCGCCATCAAGAAGCTTCAAGCCCTGGGTATTGAGGTGGTGATGATGACGGGTGACAACCCGCAGACGGCCGCCCAGGTGGCGGGTCAGGTGGGCATCACGCGCTACTTCGCCGAAGTGCTACCGGCCGACAAGGCCGGCAAAGTGAAGGAGCTGCAGGGCGAGGGCCGCATCGTAGCCATGGTCGGCGACGGTATTAACGACGCGCCCGCGCTGGCCCAAGCCGACATCGGCCTGGCCGTCGGCTCGGGTACGGACGTGGCGATGGAAGCGGCCGGCATCACGCTCATGCGCTCCGACCTGAATGGCGTGGTGACGGCCATTGAACTGAGCCGCCAAACCATCCGCACCATCAAGCAAAACCTATTTTTCGCCTTCATCTACAACACGCTGGGCATTCCCATCGCGGCCGGGCTGCTCTACCCCTTCTTCGGTGTCCTCCTCTCTCCTATGCTGGCGGCCGGGGCCATGGCCCTCAGCTCCGTCTCGGTACTCACTAACTCATTGCGCCTAAGGAGCTTTATACCAAGTAAAAACCAAAATTGA
- a CDS encoding cupredoxin domain-containing protein: MDTSAIIVTIVGLGLAAFVLWYFFFSARQTTSAVSSSSGVQEVDITVKGGYSPDIIEVERGKPVQLSFYRDEENSCSEELLMPDFSIRRDLPAFKTTLVELLPQQAGTFPFTCGMGMLRGSLVVK, translated from the coding sequence ATGGATACCTCCGCAATCATCGTCACCATCGTCGGTCTGGGTTTAGCGGCCTTTGTGCTGTGGTATTTCTTCTTCTCAGCCCGCCAGACAACCAGCGCCGTTTCCTCGTCGAGTGGGGTGCAGGAAGTAGACATCACCGTGAAAGGCGGTTACTCGCCCGACATCATTGAAGTGGAACGTGGCAAGCCCGTGCAACTGAGCTTTTACCGGGACGAGGAAAACAGCTGCTCAGAGGAGTTGTTGATGCCCGATTTCAGCATCCGCCGCGACCTGCCGGCCTTTAAAACGACGCTGGTGGAGCTGCTGCCCCAGCAGGCCGGCACGTTCCCGTTCACCTGCGGCATGGGCATGCTGCGCGGCAGTTTGGTGGTGAAATAA
- a CDS encoding helix-turn-helix domain-containing protein produces MKADVSIAHVLPPPGSHRLLIKNMVCPQCIRVVGEDLGALGLQVHRVALGEADVSTPDGAAPDWAAIRTRLHDAGFELLEDPRDQLVDRIKTLLVALIHYPPPGPRLLNYSDYLVEHLGKDYHYLSHLFSASEGLTIEKFIIRQKVERAKELIGYDELPIAGVAELLGYSSPAHLSRQFRQVTGLTPTEFQRLGPASHARRSLDSLI; encoded by the coding sequence ATGAAAGCCGACGTCAGCATTGCCCACGTTCTGCCGCCGCCGGGCTCCCACCGGCTGCTGATTAAGAACATGGTCTGCCCCCAGTGCATCCGGGTGGTGGGCGAAGACCTCGGGGCCCTGGGCCTGCAGGTGCACCGCGTGGCGCTGGGCGAGGCCGACGTATCGACGCCCGACGGAGCGGCCCCCGACTGGGCCGCCATCCGTACTCGCTTGCACGACGCGGGGTTTGAGTTGCTGGAAGACCCCCGCGACCAGTTGGTGGACCGCATCAAAACCTTGCTGGTGGCCCTGATTCACTACCCCCCGCCCGGCCCGCGCCTGCTCAACTACTCCGATTATCTGGTCGAGCACCTGGGGAAGGACTACCACTACCTTTCCCACTTGTTCTCCGCTTCCGAAGGCCTGACGATTGAGAAGTTCATCATCCGCCAGAAGGTGGAGCGCGCCAAGGAGTTGATTGGCTACGACGAGCTGCCCATTGCCGGCGTGGCCGAGCTGCTGGGCTACAGCAGCCCGGCGCACCTCTCGCGGCAATTCCGGCAAGTGACGGGCCTCACCCCGACTGAGTTTCAGCGCCTGGGGCCCGCCAGCCACGCCCGGCGGAGTTTGGATTCGCTGATTTAG